A single window of Nocardioides baekrokdamisoli DNA harbors:
- a CDS encoding NADPH-dependent 2,4-dienoyl-CoA reductase yields the protein MTYETGQFTHMLSPLTVGDLTLRNRIVMGSMHTGLEDRRGDIPKLAAYFRERAAGGTGLIVTGGYAPNKRGWLKPFASEMTSRVQAMRHREITGEVHEEGGAIALQVLHAGRYGYSPLSVSASAVKSPINPFKPSALSTKGVEDTINDFAKSVALAKKAGYDAVEIMGSEGYLINQFIAERVNQRTDKYGGSAVNRMRFPIEIVRRSRELVGEGFPIMFRISLVDLVEGGQTWEETVELAYGLQEAGVSILNTGIGWHEARVPTIITQVPRGAWVDYTARLKAEVTVPVCASNRINTPELAESIIANGQADLVSMARPLLADPDFVNKTAAGRADEINTCIACNQACLDHVFANKKSSCLVNPRACNETTLVLAPTRSKKSVAVVGAGPAGLSAAVSAAERGLSVTLFEKSEELGGQFRLAMMVPGKEDFQDTLRYYARRLEVLGVDVRLKTEANSDDLDGFDQVIIATGVEPRIPSIPGVNHRSVATYAEVLSGRVVPGKRVAVVGAGGIGVDVSVALAHEEESLADWMAHWGVGDPAEHRGGLTEREPRTPVRDITLIQRKETRIGLGLGKTSGWAHMAHLKQDGVKMITGASYDRIDDEGLHITVDGQPSVIEADTIVLCAGQESVRSLWSGSPEDSIPNWHLIGGAHLAGELDAKRAIRQGTEVAASL from the coding sequence ATGACATACGAGACTGGTCAGTTCACACACATGCTCTCGCCGCTGACCGTCGGCGACCTGACGCTGCGCAACCGCATCGTGATGGGCTCCATGCACACGGGCCTGGAAGACCGTCGCGGTGACATCCCGAAGCTCGCCGCGTACTTCCGCGAGCGCGCCGCCGGCGGCACCGGCCTCATCGTCACCGGTGGGTACGCACCGAACAAGCGCGGCTGGCTGAAGCCTTTCGCCTCGGAAATGACCTCCCGCGTCCAGGCCATGCGCCACCGCGAGATCACCGGGGAGGTGCACGAGGAGGGCGGCGCGATCGCGCTCCAGGTCCTGCACGCCGGCCGGTACGGCTACAGCCCGCTGTCTGTCTCGGCGTCGGCGGTCAAGTCGCCGATCAACCCCTTCAAGCCGTCGGCTCTCTCGACCAAGGGTGTCGAGGACACCATCAATGACTTCGCCAAGTCGGTCGCGCTGGCGAAGAAGGCCGGGTACGACGCCGTCGAGATCATGGGCTCCGAGGGCTACCTGATCAACCAGTTCATCGCCGAGCGGGTCAACCAGCGCACCGACAAGTACGGCGGCTCGGCGGTCAACCGGATGCGTTTCCCGATCGAGATCGTGCGACGCTCGCGTGAACTGGTCGGCGAGGGCTTCCCGATCATGTTCCGGATCTCGCTGGTCGACCTCGTCGAGGGCGGCCAGACCTGGGAGGAGACCGTCGAGCTCGCGTACGGCCTCCAGGAGGCGGGCGTCTCCATCCTCAACACCGGCATCGGCTGGCACGAGGCCCGCGTCCCGACCATCATCACCCAGGTGCCGCGCGGCGCGTGGGTGGACTACACGGCCAGGCTGAAGGCTGAGGTGACCGTGCCGGTCTGTGCCTCCAACCGGATCAACACCCCCGAGCTTGCCGAGTCGATCATCGCGAACGGTCAGGCCGACCTGGTGTCGATGGCGCGCCCGCTGCTCGCCGACCCGGACTTCGTCAACAAGACCGCGGCCGGCCGCGCCGACGAGATCAACACCTGCATCGCCTGCAACCAGGCCTGCCTGGACCACGTCTTCGCGAACAAGAAGTCCTCCTGCCTGGTGAACCCGCGTGCCTGCAACGAGACCACGCTCGTACTGGCGCCCACGCGGTCGAAGAAGTCCGTGGCCGTCGTCGGTGCCGGCCCCGCAGGTCTGTCCGCCGCAGTTTCTGCCGCCGAGCGCGGCCTGTCGGTGACCCTGTTCGAGAAGAGCGAGGAGCTCGGCGGCCAGTTCCGGCTGGCGATGATGGTGCCCGGCAAGGAGGACTTCCAGGACACGCTGCGCTACTACGCCCGGCGCCTCGAGGTGCTCGGCGTCGACGTACGACTCAAGACCGAGGCCAACTCCGATGACCTCGACGGCTTCGACCAGGTGATCATCGCGACCGGTGTCGAGCCGCGGATCCCGTCGATCCCGGGAGTCAACCACCGCAGCGTCGCGACGTACGCCGAGGTGCTCTCGGGTCGGGTCGTTCCCGGCAAGCGCGTCGCCGTCGTCGGAGCCGGAGGCATCGGCGTCGACGTCTCGGTCGCGCTGGCGCACGAGGAGGAATCGCTGGCCGACTGGATGGCGCACTGGGGCGTCGGCGACCCTGCCGAGCACCGTGGTGGCCTGACCGAGCGCGAGCCGCGTACGCCGGTGCGCGACATCACGCTGATCCAGCGCAAGGAGACCCGGATCGGCCTCGGCCTCGGCAAGACCTCGGGCTGGGCACACATGGCGCACCTGAAGCAGGACGGCGTGAAGATGATCACCGGCGCCTCGTACGACCGGATCGACGACGAGGGCCTGCACATCACCGTCGACGGCCAGCCCTCAGTGATCGAGGCCGACACGATCGTCCTGTGCGCTGGCCAGGAGTCGGTGCGATCCCTCTGGTCGGGCTCTCCCGAGGACTCAATCCCGAACTGGCACCTCATCGGCGGCGCTCACCTCGCCGGCGAACTCGACGCCAAGCGCGCGATCCGGCAAGGGACCGAGGTCGCGGCCAGCCTCTGA